In Drosophila kikkawai strain 14028-0561.14 unplaced genomic scaffold, DkikHiC1v2 scaffold_164, whole genome shotgun sequence, a single window of DNA contains:
- the LOC138929354 gene encoding uncharacterized protein, translating to MENGDGEEPKPRLTVSTAEASSRGRATSESSVPSESENPSRSKSPLATTTPRKSTSTSLEVLPTAPSTKAAKSVVSSQVTRATERRAQAEGDKALVKFTTITDRMGQFEARFNTPTDQGPSIHTSRVRLEQIRALWDKVEREYETCSEVLASQNCKDTITVMQSKYDYCYTVYERCAANLNEIIENSRAPQSVQSSNLTPSQGGCRLPPVECEVFNGDYVQWPTFRDLFSAIYVRNPRLSEVEKLFHLNAKTSGEAKSIVALSPLTNDGFESAWRNLQNRFENKRLLVNSQLKILFNLPSVAQECGKSLKHLESTIQGCLTALQLARVETTNWDCLIVFLCSSKLPKLTLALWEQSLLSKSEIPLWTEFQAFLKDRHRTLEAIEEFKPNASVQSRALRADNSSRSIQTFENRVTVNPQSCKLCAQENHPVRLCPLFLRMSVADREKHVKQQKLCLNCFARTHLLRDCNSTHNCYTCNGRHNSLLHRSTPLPVHSVVMPDQQCHPSTATQQQIQSTPSTSQANVQTFLAVNTQGVLLSTALIEVCHLGIKYSARALIDSGSEATFISERLFNLIKLPYESIQAQVSGVNLSVAAQPRKRCQLIIGSSVKPHIQIETCAYVLPQLAGNLPSYTLPEASLKDLPPLQLADPNFFRSSQIDVLIGADILPSILLSGSHSNICGTLLGQETIFGWILCGPIAASPTSRICSFSARLAVKESKLDSILTKFWEVEDVPVKLVKESTSVCEENFIRSTKRSEEGRYVVSLPFKEPDNIKLGHSRPIALAQYLRNEVRLSKDLPLKEQYDSVIREYLDLGHMHQVSPDDSSSFYLPHHAVFKPDSTTTKVRVVFNASNPSSNGNSLNDILHAGPVLQSDLTIQILKWRFFKYVFNADITKMYRQIRVNPDHTRFQRILFRNKYGELCDYELDTVTFGVNCAPFLAIRVLQQLAQDIRGQYPLASDIISNFMYVDDVLAGAHTRQSAALAIKELRLALESAGFPLRKWTSNERRLLQAIPREHLVSADFLELEDASTAKTLGIRWQATSDSFFFVPMVISLQPAYTKREVLSQIAKLFDPAGWLSPFVIRAKIFMQEIWLRELGWDQPLPTDLVTKWQEFLKGYPTLREIRIPRWVRFHPAAKVQYHAFCDASQDAYGAAIFVRVETADGCCAHLLASKTRVAPVRSISIPRLELCGAVLLTELAASVISELPPKAYEIFYWTDSTIVLAWLGKPACTWTTFVANRVAKIEQRTNESKWGHVRSEDNPADLASRGVSPQELKDSTLWWHGPAWLPLKQEQWPSEPLVNPETEMEQRPIKCHSATVPPAVDILERFSTFDRALRVLAYVIRFAKSCKKEDIPPSSALTSAELSDVQERLIVFTQKNEFPVEYKALSNKQQIPASSTISNLNPFLDRKGVLRASGRLQASDMLSYDEKHPIIIPARCRFAKLQALFTHRISLHGGNQLMVRLIRSKFWIPKLQRLVKHTIHSCRVCVIHKKNLQRQLMGDLPRARSSFSRPFTHTGMDFAGPFDIKSYVGRACKITKGYVCVFVCFSTRAIHLEATSDLTTEKFLAAFSRFSARRGCPQHVYSDNGKTFVGASTSLSRDFIESTRTLILSKHSLQNLAWHFNPPGAPHMGGLWEAGVKSFKAHFYKYTAAGKYTFEELATLLAKIEACLNSRPISPITARCHICNEAHHTLLHIHTGQPRSSRPRQRRNPPSDSRPQRQSQQRQQAPVSGSRRPATPMDMSPSRSRSCTPILARTSVSILPTASVLIGSDQKRFDVRALVDPCCPVSRIHISLVKALNLAITGIGDQRVCATEMRSKASKMSKQLLMLVDEQSLDPKVQDMFQNVTLADDRWFHPSLVSVVLGADVYVDLMLPGILPGQDGLPMAQNTTLGWILSGRCSLS from the exons ATGGAAAACGGCGACGGTGAGGAACCAAAACCCCGTCTGACCGTTTCTACAGCGGAGGCGTCTTCCAGAGGCAGGGCAACGAGTGAATCCTCTGTGCCTTCCGAAAGCGAAAATCCCTCTCGAAGCAAAAGCCCATTAGCAACCACCACTCCACGTAAATCTACGAGCACGTCGCTCGAAGTTCTACCGACTGCACCATCCACAAAGGCCGCGAAATCAGTCGTGTCTTCCCAGGTCACTAGAGCAACTGAAAGAAGGGCTCAAGCTGAGGGAGACAAGGCTTTGGTGAAATTCACGACCATAACCGATAGGATGGGTCAGTTCGAAGCCAGATTCAACACCCCGACTGACCAAGGTCCGTCCATCCACACGAGTAGGGTTCGACTCGAGCAGATCAGGGCTCTCTGGGACAAGGTGGAAAGGGAGTACGAGACGTGCTCCGAAGTGCTGGCCAGTCAAAACTGCAAAGACACAATAACAGTCATGCAATCCAAGTATGACTACTGTTATACCGTTTACGAGCGGTGCGCAGCAAACCTCAATGAGATCATTGAAAATTCACGCGCGCCACAGTCTGTTCAGTCCTCCAATCTGACGCCGTCTCAGGGCGGATGTCGCCTACCTCCAGTCGAGTGCGAAGTTTTCAATGGTGACTATGTTCAATGGCCCACATTTCGGGACCTTTTCTCCGCCATCTATGTACGCAATCCTCGGCTTTCAGAAGTCGAAAAACTGTTCCATCTCAATGCAAAGACGAGCGGCGAGGCCAAATCCATTGTGGCCTTATCTCCGTTGACCAATGATGGTTTCGAGTCAGCGTGGAGAAACTTGCAGAATCGGTTCGAGAACAAGAGGCTGCTGGTCAATAGCCAATTaaagattttgtttaatttgcctTCTGTTGCCCAGGAATGCGGAAAATCCTTGAAGCATTTAGAGAGCACAATCCAAGGTTGTTTAACGGCCCTGCAATTAGCAAGAGTCGAGACCacgaattgggattgcctgaTTGTTTTCCTGTGCTCGTCCAAGTTGCCAAAACTAACTTTGGCTCTTTGGGAACAGTCCCTGCTAAGTAAGTCAGAGATTCCACTCTGGACTGAATTCCAGGCTTTCTTAAAAGATCGTCATCGAACGCTTGAGGCGATTGAGGAGTTCAAGCCAAACGCGAGCGTTCAATCCAGGGCACTGAGGGCTGACAATAGCTCGCGGTCGATCCAGACCTTCGAAAACAGAGTTACGGTAAACCCGCAATCCTGCAAACTCTGCGCACAGGAGAACCATCCAGTCCGATTATGTCCTCTATTCTTACGCATGTCAGTCGCAGATCGAGAGAAACATGTAAAACAGCAGAAGTTGTGCTTAAACTGTTTCGCAAGAACGCATCTGCTCCGGGATTGCAACAGTACGCATAATTGCTACACCTGCAATGGACGTCACAATTCTCTCCTGCATCGAAGCACCCCTCTGCCAGTCCATTCAGTGGTTATGCCTGACCAACAGTGCCATCCATCCACAGCAACCCAGCAACagatacagtccactccatcgACGAGTCAAGCGAATGTGCAAACGTTTCTTGCCGTTAACACGCAAGGGGTCCTACTGAGTACGGCATTGATAGAagtttgccatttgggcatAAAATACTCAGCACGGGCACTCATTGACTCAGGTTCCGAGGCAACCTTCATCTCAGAACGGTTGTTCAACCTAATTAAGTTGCCGTATGAGTCCATTCAGGCCCAAGTTTCGGGGGTCAACCTTTCCGTTGCCGCTCAGCCTCGTAAGAGGTGTCAACTCATCATAGGTTCTTCCGTCAAGCCCCATATCCAGATTGAAACTTGTGCATACGTGTTACCCCAGTTAGCTGGTAATCTCCCATCCTACACTCTACCAGAGGCCTCATTAAAGGATCTTCCACCGTTGCAACTAGCAGATCCAAATTTCTTCCGAAGCTCGCAGATTGACGTGCTTATTGGTGCCGATATCCTGCCATCGATCCTCCTAAGCGGCTCCCATTCCAATATTTGTGGAACACTCCTGGGTCAAGAGACCATATTCGGGTGGATTCTTTGCGGTCCGATTGCAGCGAGTCCCACAAGCAGAATCTGCTCCTTTTCAGCCCGATTAGCAGTCAAGGAATCCAAACTAGACAGCAtcctcacaaaattttgggaggtggaggatgtTCCAGTGAAGCTGGTTAAGGAATCCACCTCGGTTTGCGAGGAGAACTTTATCCGATCCACCAAAAGAAGTGAGGAGGGAAGATATGTTGTTTCGTTGCCCTTTAAAGAGCCGGACAATATTAAGCTTGGACATTCCAGACCCATCGCACTAGCTCAGTACCTCCGAAACGAAGTGCGATTAAGTAAAGATCTTCCATTGAAGGAGCAGTATGACTCAGTCATTCGAGAGTACTTAGACTTAGGTCATATGCACCAAGTCTCCCCTGACGACTCTAGCAGTTTTTATCTGCCTCATCACGCTGTCTTCAAACCAGATAGCACCACGACGAAGGTTCGCGTCGTGTTCAATGCTTCCAATCCCTCATCAAACGGGAACAGCCTCAAtgatatccttcatgcggggcCTGTACTACAGTCCGATCTGACTATTCAGATTCTAAAATGGCGTTTCTTTAAGTATGTTTTTAATGCGGACATAACAAAGATGTATCGGCAAATCCGGGTCAATCCTGATCACACGCGCTTTCAGAGAATCTTATTCCGCAACAAATACGGTGAGCTCTGTGACTATGAACTCGACACAGTCACCTTCGGCGTAAATTGTGCGCCCTTCCTGGCCATCAGAGTGCTTCAGCAGTTGGCTCAGGACATCCGAGGCCAATATCCTTTGGCCAGCGACATCATTTCGAACTTCATGTACGTGGACGATGTGCTCGCAGGGGCTCACACTCGGCAGTCGGCAGCTTTAGCCATTAAAGAGCTTCGGCTGGCTCTCGAGAGTGCCGGTTTTCCACTGCGCAAGTGGACCTCAAACGAAAGGAGACTTCTACAAGCGATTCCGAGGGAACATTTGGTCAGTGCAGACTTCCTTGAGCTGGAAGATGCCAGCACGGCGAAAACTCTTGGGATCCGTTGGCAAGCTACATCCgatagtttcttttttgttccaATGGTGATCTCCCTGCAACCTGCCTACACCAAACGAGAGGTTTTGTCTCAAATAGCCAAACTGTTCGACCCGGCAGGGTGGTTATCGCCTTTCGTAATCCGAGCCAAGATTTTCATGCAGGAAATTTGGCTGCGGGAGCTAGGCTGGGATCAGCCACTCCCCACCGACCTTGTGACCAAGTGGCAAGAGTTTTTGAAAGGGTATCCGACCCTGAGGGAAATTCGTATTCCGAGGTGGGTGCGTTTCCATCCTGCTGCCAAGGTGCAGTACCATGCGTTTTGCGATGCGTCACAGGACGCGTATGGGGCTGCTATTTTCGTCCGAGTCGAAACGGCTGACGGCTGTTGTGCCCATTTGCTGGCATCCAAGACCAGAGTCGCTCCCGTCAGGTCCATCTCCATACCCCGCCTGGAGTTGTGCGGAGCAGTGCTGCTCACTGAGCTAGCAGCATCAGTAATTTCCGAATTGCCTCCTAAAGCTTATGAGATTTTTTATTGGACAGACTCTACTATAGTTCTTGCATGGCTAGGCAAGCCAGCATGCACCTGGACGACATTCGTGGCCAACAGGGTCGCAAAGATCGAACAGCGTACCAACGAAAGCAAATGGGGCCATGTACGATCCGAAGACAATCCAGCTGATCTGGCAAGCCGAGGCGTCTCGCCCCAAGAGCTTAAGGACAGCACACTTTGGTGGCACGGGCCGGCTTGGCTACCACTCAAGCAGGAGCAGTGGCCGAGTGAACCACTGGTTAATCCGGAAACCGAGATGGAGCAACGGCCTATTAAATGTCACAGTGCCACAGTGCCGCCAGCAGTGGATATCCTAGAGCGGTTTTCAACCTTCGACAGGGCGCTGCGGGTTCTAGCATACGTGATCCGTTTTGCGAAAAGTTGCAAAAAGGAAGATATACCCCCATCGTCAGCACTCACTTCGGCGGAGTTGTCTGACGTGCAAGAGCGGTTAATCGTGTTCACTCAAAAGAATGAGTTTCCCGTCGAATATAAGGCTTTAAGTAACAAGCAGCAAATTCCAGCCTCAAGTACCATTTCTAACCTAAACCCCTTTCTTGACAGAAAGGGGGTCTTGAGAGCAAGCGGCCGTTTACAAGCATCTGACATGCTTAGTTATGATGAAAAACATCCTATCATCATCCCAGCGCGATGTAGATTCGCGAAACTACAAGCCCTGTTTACTCATCGCATATCCTTGCATGGGGGGAATCAGTTAATGGTGAGACTGATTCGGTCTAAATTCTGGATTCCTAAGCTTCAGAGATTGGTGAAACACACAATTCACTCGTGCCGAGTTTGTGTCATCCACAAGAAGAACCTGCAGAGGCAGTTGATGGGGGATTTGCCCCGGGCGAGATCCTCTTTCTCCAGGCCATTCACTCATACAGGCATGGATTTCGCGGGGCCATTTGACATCAAGAGTTATGTCGGTCGAGCCTGCAAAATCACAAAGGGATACGTCtgcgtttttgtttgctttagtACCAGGGCCATCCATCTCGAAGCGACGTCCGACTTGACGACAGAGAAATTTTTAGCTGCCTTCTCTCGTTTTTCTGCACGCCGTGGGTGTCCACAACATGTCTACTCTGACAACGGGAAAACGTTTGTCGGAGCCTCCACGTCCTTATCCAGAGACTTTATTGAGTCAACCAGAACACTGATCCTCTCCAAACACAGCCTTCAGAACTTGGCCTGGCATTTCAACCCTCCTGGCGCGCCTCACATGGGAGGGCTCTGGGAGGCGGGTGTGAAAAGTTTCAAGGCTCACTTCTACAAGTACACAGCAGCAGGGAAGTACACCTTCGAAGAACTGGCTACCCTCCTTGCGAAAATTGAGGCCTGTTTAAACTCCAGGCCTATTTCACCAAT TACAGCGAGGTGTCATATATGCAATGAGGCTCATCACACGCTGCTACACATCCACACTGGGCAGCCTCGTTCTTCGCGACCCCGGCAAAGGCGCAACCCACCCTCGGATTCTCGGCCTCAGCGTCAGTcacagcagcgccagcaggcgCCTGTATCCGGATCTCGGCGGCCCGCCACGCCAATGGATATGTCTCCATCCCGCAGCCGGTCGTGCACGCCTATCCTGGCGCGCACAAGTGTTAGCATCCTCCCGACCGCGTCCGTGCTAATCGGATCCGACCAAAAGCGGTTTGATGTCCGAGCCTTGGTGGATCCGTGCTGCCCTGTGAGTCGCATCCACATCTCCCTGGTTAAAGCCCTTAATCTGGCCATCACGGGCATTGGCGACCAACGGGTGTGCGCCACCGAGATGCGCTCCAAGGCCTCCAAGATGAGCAAGCAGCTTCTGATGCTGGTGGACGAGCAATCGCTGGACCCGAAGGTGCAGGACATGTTTCAGAATGTCACATTGGCGGATGACCGGTGGTTCCACCCATCGTTAGTGTCGGTTGTGCTGGGAGCGGACGTTTACGTTGACCTGATGCTGCCGGGTATCCTCCCGGGTCAGGACGGCTTGCCGATGGCACAAAATACGACGCTGGGATGGATCCTTTCCGGACGATGCTCCCTCTCGTAG